The Candidatus Poribacteria bacterium genome contains the following window.
TTTATTATCACGGATACACAAGGGAACGTTTTAATCACGCGAGGTGTTGACTTAAAATTAGATGCCAAGATTGACAATTTGGATATACATGTCAACCAAAATCAAGGGATTTCGTTAACAGAAGACGAAAGTGTCTTGTTGCGGTCGACATTAGCACGGATGCGGAAAAAAAATGCGCCGCGTGAAATACCGATGCTTCTTGAAGATAGGCAGTTAAAAGGGTATATTTATTATGGCGATGCCGCACCCAGTGAAATGACGCACCTACCGTTTGTCATAACCGATACCACCGGTGTCCCACAGAAATGGCAGATATGGGGTGATGTGATTACGGTTGATAAAGCGACTGTGCAGGAACGCGAACGCGCGGAGATCTTCGTTCAGAACGCACAGGCGTCTTCTGTGATTGAAACGACACCTGAATGGCATACCGGCTACTTCTATTATGAGAGTAAGCCATACTATGGGTTAATAGTACCCTTCATCGTCCCAATTATCCTGTTAGCCTTCGGGGTCGTCTGTTTCCTCGTTTATCAACGAATAAGGTCTTATGAACACTCGGCAATTTGGGGGGGCTTGGCTAAGGAGACTGCACATCAACTCGGAACGCCGATTTCGTCGTTGTTGGCGTGGACGGAGCTCTTACATGAACGGAGCAAGGAGACAGCCGATCCGACACTCGTTGAACTTGCTACAAGTATGCAAAACGACCTGGAGCGATTGCAGAAAACGACCGCACGCTTCGGTATGATTGGCACCCAACCGCCTCAAACTGAAGTTCATTTGGATGACATTTTTCAAGAAGTTCGACTCTACTTTGAGAAACGGCTACCGCATATTAGTCGACGTGTTGGAATTCGACTGATACCACACAAAATACCGACCATCCTCGCAAATGCGCTGTTGTTACACTGGGTGTTTGAAAATCTGATTCGTAACTCATTGGATGCCATGGACAAAGTGGATGGATGGATTGAGATTGAAGCGACGCACGATAAGCGCGCTGGCGA
Protein-coding sequences here:
- a CDS encoding HAMP domain-containing sensor histidine kinase; this translates as MRLKRRIIPGYTTTRLIFVYFIVGLSMLVFGFVYYNRQISELNADIDAQIDIFADLAAELPSVEDREFQLKLIEIVKKSFAGGRARAFSFIITDTQGNVLITRGVDLKLDAKIDNLDIHVNQNQGISLTEDESVLLRSTLARMRKKNAPREIPMLLEDRQLKGYIYYGDAAPSEMTHLPFVITDTTGVPQKWQIWGDVITVDKATVQERERAEIFVQNAQASSVIETTPEWHTGYFYYESKPYYGLIVPFIVPIILLAFGVVCFLVYQRIRSYEHSAIWGGLAKETAHQLGTPISSLLAWTELLHERSKETADPTLVELATSMQNDLERLQKTTARFGMIGTQPPQTEVHLDDIFQEVRLYFEKRLPHISRRVGIRLIPHKIPTILANALLLHWVFENLIRNSLDAMDKVDGWIEIEATHDKRAGDIVIRYADNGSGIARENQRKIFEPGMSTKAHGWGLGLTVVQRIIREYHHGSIRIVKTSSEGTTFEIRLPVA